CTGTACCTCCTAAACAGTACATTTTACTCTTAAAGTTCTGCTGTCACAAAATGGGATGGCAGACAAGAGCTGTAAATGTATTTGCCTGCTGTGTTCACTACAAATGCTACTGTTTTGGTTTCAAGGGCTGCGATGTTGCTCATGTAACATTACCCTCAAAAGCGCAAGACTTTAATATTCGGGGAGCACTTGGGTTATCGAGCGTTCTACTTCCTGTCAATAACGCAAAGGCCTTGTCTGAAAACAACGCTTAAAGCACATTCCTTAATTCGCATGATTTGAAACTCGCGCCAATCTGGTGCGTCGTATAGTCCCTCAATACATGCATCGCCATCTGCCGCCTTACTTTAAAGCTAGGATAGCGGAagcgaaagggcgcgaacgcgaaTATGTTAAGCTTCTTCCTAACAAAGTCAGAGGCCGCCACGGACTGTGGAAATTCTGCAAAAGCGTCTGAACTTAGCCCGTTGGCACGGTTTCCTGACGGGAAAACAGCGCGAGAAACTGGACAACAGCGCACAGGACAAGGGCAGGACAGCGCCTTGTTCTGTCCGCTCATTCCTGCCTCATATTTCGCGCTGTTTTTTTCATTGTGTTTCCCGTTATTAATATTCGCCTACATGGTGTGCACAAATTATACAAGCAGCCGTCCGCGTTAATTGTAAACTTGAGTTGTCACATGTAGTCGGTAGGATCACGTTCATTACGTTAGCCTTAGTTCCAAAGCGCATACGATCATTTGCCGTTCTTTCATGAGAAATAGACGCTGCACTGCTACCATTTGTAGTGTGTGAAAGATCGACGGAATGCGCTGGTGTTCGCATGGAATATCGGAATCTCTATAATTCATTTCGAGTTATTTGCAGCGACGTTTTTAAGATTTTTAAATGTCCAAACAGAGCAAATTTTGAGGCTAAGATGGAGCAGAATAACACTAGCTCCTCGTACGTATAAGCATGACAGATAGGCCTCTAACTGTGTATAAGGACTCACCTTCTACAGACGGACAATGCATCAGACGCGGCTTTTGAAACACCGCGGAGGACCTCATCATGCAAAAGCTCACTATCACGCTCGTATAGCTGCAGTGCCAGTAGCGTTTATAAGAATGGGGAACGTGAAACTCGCAATCAATGCACCAGTGACCATGAAAGGCAGCAATTCGTGTTAATGCGCACTTAAATTAGCAGGCTGATATGTGGTTTCACGGTCCACGAAGCCCGGCGCCTCTCCCAGCAGCTTACCGAGATTACAAGGCGCATTTTCGTTAGTTTCTTCGCACAAGGTGTACATACATCACGCTGGACAACGAATGCTGCAAAACGTGATGTACGCGATCGAGTTAGGGAAGTACTAACCTATGGGGATAGAACGACGCAGCAACATGTTACATCATTTACTGGTGCACACTTCCGCAACCGATAACGTTTCTATGGAGGCGTTCACCAAGATCTGCTTTCCCACAGCAACGTTACATGGAAAACCGGGCGGTGTTGTTATCGGCCACCACTGCGGTGCGCCACCTTCGATAAAAATGGCTCAGTAATCCTGTCTCGAACCAATAATGGCCTCCTTTACTCCAGCGGATCTCTTACCTTTATACCACCGCGGGACTATAGTGCCCGGCTCCGAAGTTTACCTTCAATTGGTAACCAGTTTACAGGTTGGCTTTCCCACCCATGACATGTTTGGTTGAAGTCCACATGTTCCCAAGTTTATGTTCTTGAACATATTCAtcaggggctgaattcacaaaactCTTCGTTCCTAAGTGCTCTCAGCGCAGCTTGTCAACATCCATTTTACGCTCATTTGCATGCATGGTATACAGCTAGACACCATATCATTCCAATCGGTAATAGTCGTGACGCAAACATGTACAGCGCTTCTCACCTTTTGGAAGTGCTGCGCTGTCTTTTCGATGACGGGGCGCTTCCCCTCTGGGTACGGGGGGTTGCCAGCGGACTGTTAGAGCGTACAGACCCCGGTATGTGGAGGCCGGGGAAGGCTGCTGCTCAGTGGAGCCCGCCGCCGGCCGAACCACGAGCTCGGACTCATCGTCTGGTACGATTCCTGCGCACCGACAAAAGGAAGATAATTTGTTTAGATACCTTCCGTTACAATTCATAAGGCGGCATATAGGTCAAAGCTTCAATTTTGACACGTCGCATATGTAATGCCTTCGACAGCCTCACTCATTCTGCTAAGATGCAATTGCCCGCCGCGAAAGGCGTTTCTTAAAGTGGTTCGTTTCTTTTAGTCCCCACCCACCCATGCAGATTTAGTCGATGTGCCTACCAGTCTAACGCGTTCATTTTCCCACTGCGTTCTTGCTTTCAAATATCCGTATGTGATCTTGGCAACAACCTGTTGCAGGTACGGTTGTTTTACGAATATGAATGCTAATAATAAACTTTTACTAATTATAATACCGCGTGGTTGCGAAATCCATCCTGCCCACCCAGTCGTCTTATACAGCTGCCGTATAGTTTTTTCACAAGAGCATACACCAGAATTCACTACGTAGTCACTCGTACGCTGTCGCAAAGCCCCATCGTAGGCGCAGCATCAGCCTGTTAAGCGTTCTGCGTACAAGTACTCCGTGGACACAGTCCCAAGATCGTTTCTTCCGTCATGGGGCTATCATACCACACGGGACAATAACGAAGAACTATGGCCAGTATCATATCACCACTTCTTGAATCACACGGCAGCGGGGTCACCGCACAGATTTCTACGGTCTATTGTATGTTCTGTTCTTTTGGAGAAACAAGTTCACAGACATCGGGTGTCGCGAGATATCTGGATATCCCTACATACATTATTTGGAGCTTGGTTTCAAGTGTGCAACTGTTAACTCTGAGTGTGGTCAGCGTGATGAGATTTTCCACTGAAGGCAGCAAACATTGACAGCGAGTATATTTCGTTTCTTGGCAACATCGCTGGTCCATAAGCACTGCATGGTGCCCTATAGCGCTGCCAGCTTAATTGCTTGAGCGAATAGCATAATAGTTGCCGCTGATCGGGCTACTTACGTTTCTGGCTCACCAATGCGCAACGGATGCTACCAAGACTTCAAGAGACTACGCTTACAAGTAGTTAGGGATGATGAAAGAGAAAATTCTGCTTAACGAATCTGTTTCAGAGGTAATGAGCTGACAGAACCGTGCAACGCGCTGTCTTTTCTGTCAACGCTGCATCTGTCGTCGAAGCTCCAAACGAGGCACGCAAATGGCAATTGAAAAGGAAAAGCTGAGCTGGAGTCGTAGAAACATCGTTGACGAGGTCTAAATGCCGTTAAAGCGGAAAGCGCCTGTGTGCCTTGTCAACTGCAGTGGTTATCGCGCGGCGCGTGATGAACGACTTCCGGTGGCATTGGCATGTTTATACGGAAGAAGATAGCAGTGACCCGTAATTATCGGGGGGCTTTTCCCGCGCGTTTGCGGAGTAGCAGTCTTGCAGGAGCTGTTCACAGGATAGCGTACATTACTTCACTTCGAGGGTATCTCACATTCTATCTTGACAACGTTGGCTGATGACAGCGTTGGGGACTACCCATTGGTAGCATACTTACCGGCACCGCGCACGGCTTGTGAACTTGGACGTCGTACATCCCGAGGTAGTCGACTGATGCTGCTTCGTTGAAGTCCAGCCGGTATCGGTGTTCTGGGTGGTCTGGAGATGGCGAATGAAGCTGATGTGCGACCAAATGTCAGTTTAGTTCCCGTGCTTCCGAGTCCCGGCAGGTCGTTTCAGGAAGTCAGTTACACAGAGTCCGGAGTGCGCTGTTCTGGTTCCCTGATGTGGGCCCCGATGTGCCTGTATCACAACCGCACCACTCCGATAGCTGCACCACCGCCACCAAGACCGCGACACAGTTCGGAAAGGAGTCGCTCCGCATCCAACCACGGGTCTGAGACTACTGCTGCCTCCGATGCTCTCGTTCGGGCCGCAACCATGCTTCGCAGTCCCCTTTCCCGTtcttcctcctctctctccctcctcgttttctttctctctgtctgcGCTATTTCCTCTGCCGtcctcgtttcctttcttttctgcACCGGGAGCTCCTCTCCCCCACCCGGCAAAGGTGTGCGGCGTCCCcccacttcccccccccccctccccccggcgaCCATCTACCCGCGGTTGGTTTCCGCCCGGGGCAGCTGGCACGTCGTTTTCGCTCCTGGCAGCGGCGGCAGCCCGCGTCCGGGCCACCTGTCCACGTCACGTGgttgcagccgccgccgccgccgccgccacagcgAAGAACAGCTGTCGCAGGAGACGCGCGCGCGCCACCGGACGAGGGGGGTGCTTTGCCGCGCGAGCCGCATCCTGCGCCCTggcagagcgcgcgcgcgcgcgtcatctTGATGTGCAGCGCTGCCTGCTCCACTTCCGTCTTCGCGAAACACCGCCCCTCCACCCGCCACCTTTTGTTGTCGGCGTTCGCCCCTTGCCCAGTACTCTGCACGCGCCGGCCCTTTTCTTCGCGAGGTGGTCCTCTCTCGCGAGAAGTTTGGTCTCGCCGGCTATTTCTCTTGCTAAACGGCGGACTGCTCCTCGTGGCCGCCTCCCTCTCACTCGTTTCTTCCCACCACCCCGCGCCTAATTCTCTCGGCCGCTTCTTTCGGGTGTTGCACTGTTTTGCTTCCTCCTTCCTCCTTGGCCGGTTTGGCGCCGCCGCCGCACGGCCGAATGTGGAACGGCCGGCGACCCACATTCGGGGGCCCACACCTTGCTATGTGTAATATAGGTCTCTGGACACTGGCGTCTGCTGCGGAGAGGCGCCCCTATATTTTGAGCAGCCGATGGGCCGTGGCCGTTGGCCGCAGACCTACCGTCTTCGCGAGAGAGCAGCTTGTTTTGACGCCTGTCGGCCAGCTGCTAAGTAAAAGGAGGATAAGGCGTGCTCGTTCCACGAGGCAGAGTGACATGATTTTAGCTCACTGTGCAGCGAAAAAAGAAACGTCTCCAGACTTCAGTGGCTTTTTGATTCGCTTTATTCAATTACTGCGAACAGCTGTTGTGTGAACCCTACTCCTCGATACGTTTACAGACTCTGACATGATCACGAGAAGAAACCCCATTTTCCGGCATGATAACCGCGGTCTCCTATCTCATGAGTGCTGCTCGCAATAAAGTGCCTGtcttctacctctgctccattcATACGGTGattcacttttctttttaacagcggagctgtttaagccggccgttattccgttagtcgtccacaaaaaatgtgggccgatcctggcggtatagtgcagaaatggtccaagcgcaatggcgcagacctctgtgaactagcgaagctgatcctggctaagtctagctaagcatggttgagaCTTCTTAAGCTTAGTCACTCAttgatagtcaatcgatagccaataaaaaggtaatcgataatcgatcaataatcaataaattccggaaaatgcaggggatgactgtagctaatcgataatcgacaataatcaataaattccgggaaatgctagggatgacttagtagtgcttagcctagcccaagagccaggactagctaggtgcccatcagctccgctgtctctttagcattgcgcctccagtgcaagttaCGCAATTTTTTATAGTTTGGCCAAGGGTGGTTTACGTGCCTGTGCTGGAGCCATATGTGCATTACAGCCCACTCCGTGAGCAACATGGCTTGGTGGAAGATTGTGAGCAGCTTCGCTCACATCTAAACGCCCTGTCAATGAACTGTAGCTAGCATAGTGCAGtgaaacccacttataacgatccgcAGTCATAGTAAACATTTGCAACGGCGCGCCAACGATCTGGGCATTACTAGCGGCCATTGTCATACCTGTAGGAGTCCGTGCACTAAGATAGTGTCTACTTTATGAATTATTTAGTATACAAAGGATCTTAGTGTGGGTACAAGTCGCCGATGAGTCAGCAGCTTTAAAGTACAGCAGTGCACGCCTTTTTATAAGCAATTTCATAGCAGACGAGCGTCTTCGCTGTACGGGCATTTTATCTATGAGTCCTGGTGCCTTGTTACATTCATTTAAACACATCATGCTTAATCCATTGGCGTCACCGCTGCAGGCATGATAACTATTACCGCTCCTCGATGGTACAGAAGGAAGGTAATGACGTCAGCTCTCACGCGATGCGTGTATACTTCGAGTTTGTAAATTTCTATCTAAAGCACAGATCGAGATGGGATTGCTAACATTACGAGTGAATTCAAAGGAAGAGGAGGGACTGCGAGAATCGCAGGTCATGTGCAGCAGCCCAGATAAAGAAGGAGAACGTTATAGAAAGTTTATTTTTAGGCAGCATAAACTCTTTTTTTAAAAGCTCTGTAATGTAGTTTAATGAAGCATGTTCGTTTCCTGTTCTTCCTACTTCGCGATTCTTAGCACCTCGTTCGGAAAATGGTCAGGTAGTTCAGTCGTTAATTCGGTTTAGAGAAATACAGGCAAATCAGACCCAAGGACCGAAAGCAAGCATCTCGTGCTTCTGGCAGAAAACTTGGGGAAAAAAGTATATGGGAGGGAACAGTTGAAATTATACAATGAAACAAACTAATGCTAGAGACGTCTTTCTTTTCTTATAGGAAACGTGTGCTTTTTGAAAGGAGAGCAAGCTAGGAAGGTATAATAAATTTTAATGAATctaattggaattttgtaaaataataaatcagtaaattaactgggtattctccttgtgtcaccaagGAGCTCGCATACAGCCATGCATACGTTCCTGCGGCTAAAACCCAATTTAGgtgccccaaaggagagaatgctTTCAGTGGATAACTACATGATTTTCCTTTGTTTGTTTTTATCTCTATGTGTGCGTGTATTGTTTAATGGGGGAGAGGCAGAAAGGCGGTGGGTCCGACCACGTTTACCTCCGCCACTGCGGCGGTTGGCGCCGCTGCAACGGATGCTGTCGAACACAACTTGCCGCCCCAGGGACGTTACAGCGACGGCTGTATACTGTGGCTTCGCTTCACTAAcaagagcaaaaaagaaaaacaaaacacctTTACCCAACGGCGCAATACCGCATCGCCTGTTCCGAACAGTTATAAGCGGAAAGTGAAAGCGTGGCCTGGTGAGGGAACACCACACTGGCCGGCCAGCGGTATCGCCCGCTGTGTGCACGGATGAGGCGGCAAGCGTTGCGGCCGTTACGGAGAGTACGCGGCGTTTAGCGGAACAAACTACGAAGAGGCAAAACAAGCGAGAACGCTGGCGGAAGCCGGCTGCAGTCCGAACGGAAGCACCGTCTCCTCCGGtgcttcatttccggcgatcaaAGGGGCCTCTTCCGGTGGGCTGCcgggggcgcgcgcgcgcgtgtgtatgCGTTTACAGCGGTGACGACGACGGTTGGTCTCAGTGTGTACACATGATAACGACGTAAGCGAGCCAGCGAGTGAAACTCGTTCAGAGGCGGTCGCCGTTTTGTTACAGCAGCTGCGCTTCCTTCCGCTCAACGGCTGTAATGCTCCTCTTTTACACGTCGGCAATCGACCCTCCCACACCGCACCGACTATAATTTCAGTCTCGGACTCGTCGACGCCGTGGGACCGGGGCTGAACTATAGCAGCGTTCTCGAGAGAACGTGAATTTCATCGCCTAAGTCAAGCAGTAAAAGAGCGCTCGGCAACCTTTTGTTTAGCGGTCATAAGGAGAGCTAATGGGCTACACTTGAGGGCGCAAATGTTTATCAAGAACGCTCGGGTACGGTAATTCCTTTAGAGGCGCTGAGATGAAAGGCGTCTAAAAACAATAGGGCTGCAGCGAGAACATCACAGCTTCCACGACGTCAGAGACAAAATGTTTGAGACAACGGAAGCTCAATTTCTCCTTGGTCAAACGCACTGACAATGCGAGGCAAACGTGCACGTCATATATCGGTGCCAGCAAGAACAGCCATTGAACAGAGTAACAGCTGCTACAGAGCGTCCGGTCACCACATTTTTTAGGCATATGCCACCAAACCGTCGCCTGCCCCACTCCCCCCCTCTTTTATTTAATGGTTATTATAACAGTAATTTATCTGCTAATCACGGAAGTATTAACCGGAATTTTGACACTGACACCTGATGCTTTCTTCGTGACTTCAGTACCACCAGCGACTGCCACGTGACACCAAACGTAGCAGAATGAGTGCTAGTTTGATTAAGTACAAGTTACATTTTTCATGCGATGTATTACAGTTACTGCTTGTAACTCGAATGCGTTGTTCAACACGCCCTCGTTCTTCCggaaatttttcttcttttcatcttTTTCTATCGTTAGTACCTTTCAGCCCTAGCTGCGCAGCCAGCCCTCTCTACATTGATGTTCCTCGACCCTGAGCTCAGCCGCTGCTTCGGCGA
This Dermacentor silvarum isolate Dsil-2018 unplaced genomic scaffold, BIME_Dsil_1.4 Seq749, whole genome shotgun sequence DNA region includes the following protein-coding sequences:
- the LOC119435486 gene encoding transcription factor ETV6 yields the protein NDLPGLGSTGTKLTFGRTSASFAISRPPRTPIPAGLQRSSISRLPRDVRRPSSQAVRGAGIVPDDESELVVRPAAGSTEQQPSPASTYRGLYALTVRWQPPVPRGEAPRHRKDSAALPKDPRQWSREDVAVWLVHVMDQHRLPAVSTDRFLMNGKALCLMTMEMFVQRVPLGGKLLYKDFQLRLSNVLYN